atgcaaactttcttagtctacccttaacccgatccctcggcaaaaagagcctattactaattactagcttgttatccctagcctcccctagtaattaataacgcattaagaacagaagcaaaaacaattgatcgtcctacccccctatccctaggtggtattgcttaatcaaggaatttctcaccagttcatgacagtaccgtacgtccccgtatcaataaagataaacaacagttatcgaatgagttaaacgataaaagctttaagcgcatatgagaacccaacaattgataatcaaagcatacgacaagcatataaataaacaagagtttcgataaaagagagtttcaaaagattacattgtttccctcaacaacaaaagggtttagttcaccattgtcatggtgaacttagatgaaaaatgatggaagaatggaaaagcaaaccctagataggatgaaaaggagcctaagcatccaagagatcttctccaaggagtgaaattTAGGTTTGGCCGctctcttctgtcaaaagaatgcatctaaactcgcactaaggcatttataaccaagaaaagtaacagaatttgaGTCCAtgcccaacagacaaccgctcgacgcctaatttgaccgcccggcggtttcccaaagGTCGCACCACCGCCCGGGGTCATATTTCAACGTCCGGCGCTTTTCCTCGAATTTGGCCACTGCCCGGCGGTCATTTTCATCGctgggcgctggtcaactgcaatTTGGTCAAcctgttgacttttctggttgactggttgacttttttggatgactggttgacttttctgcattctgcttgacttttctgcactgcaaccgtttgatcttcaacctttctttccattcatctccaattctcatcaaaaccctgcaaaacaatacaaaacaagcataatatctctaaaaacaacttttgactctcttattctctaacttaaacaaaatgcatgatttcaagctaattctaagtcataaagggtgtgttttaatatcaaaattgagtatgaaaataattgtttttcaaccgttatcatttAGCTATCCTTtattttgttcacttgaatTTCTTCTTAAGAGATCTTCTATATATAGACTTCATGAATATTTTTCCATTAGAATGTGTTTGTAGTTTGTAGCCTTAATACTTGtgttttctccttcttctttttctcaacaATTGTTGTGAAAGTCAACTTTATCAGAGCATACATGCTTTTTCAATCATTTGCTTAAAGTAGGTTGTACGATCTTTTTAGACTTTGCTTCAAGTAAGGAACATTCCCTGATTATCTTTTGTCTCTAACGTTCACATTTGATATTTGATCTATAGCACTATGGTTGCATGTAGAATAgtttatatgtaaaattataataaactgTGCATGCATCAGATATGACTTTTCTTATCacctttgttgtttttgaacgttgatcatttaatgtcatttaatgcttgcttagaacaacaaagtgttttttgaTTTTCTACCATTAGGTagcattttaaaattaagttctTTTAATCGAAGATACCAAACGTGTAGATACTTCATTACAAGATGAGGTGTCTATTTAGGTCATGGTATTGTTTCAAACCAAGTAAATGCTTCTTTGGCTTTTGTCCAATTTTAGATAGATAGGTTTTAGCTTGCTCAGGCTTTCTTATGTGTTTTAATAATtagttcttttaattattttagtcgAAGAAATTGTCTCAACCTATTTTTTTTCAAGAGAAGCCAAATACCTAATCTATGTATTTTAAGCATTGAGTGTTTAGCTCAATTCTCTCTTGGATGCCTTTAGGCAAGACATCGTCTAGTCATGAGTCTGGATGTTATAGCCTAagtgtttttctatttcttaggacctaagtgttttcctatgaTTTCTGTGTTTGAGGTTCAGGTtctagtttttgtttgtttgggaTTTTGGCTCtatgttttgtgtttttacCTTAGGTTTCTTTCTAGTTATTAACTCGTTTTAATGTTATATGGTTAAACCTCAACTCGTTAGTTCAcatagacgattttgtctttaaCATCCATCACACCAAGAAAGAACCAAGAATTCTGATTGAAGGAACTTTGACACAACGGAAACAGAACAGACATTAAACCTgttttgataccatattagaaatgGTATGCAGAGAAAAGAGGAAGGCTCAAGAAGCCCTTTGTcacgagagagagagagagagagagagagagagagagagagagaagttcAACCATGAAGAAGTCAAACACCGAGAAGAAGTTGCAACAACCAAATAAGAAGAAGAACTCTGAAATCTTTTACtgtattatgtattatttttgtgtgttaCTTTGGGgaacaaaatagaaaccctGTATATAGGGTTCTTgtgaaaaaaggagaaaaggaaaaaaagttgaaaactaaaaaccctaaccaacaaaataaattgattacTACCATTAACCATATATTAAggtaaaaattatcaattaaaattaacttaagcactagttaaaaaataaaaaaaattatgaaattacacAATGGAACTTATATccattaacttatatataaattaaattaaatttaatttaatttagggttaaatatatttttggtcccttaattttcagtgaaaattggaattagtccctcttcgAAACTTTGGtccaatttagtcctttaactttagaaatatgtggatttagtcattttaaccaaattttgctaagtttatttgacatttgaaatgtatttcataatagcatttgagttgtttacactgtttaacacattttttcttcaatattaattgagaaatatatttgaaacctcaaataaacttaataaaatttggttaaaatgactaaatttatGCAGTTTTAAAGATAAGGGACTAAATTAGTCCAAAGTTTCAAAGAgggactaatttcaatttttactaaaagttaagagatcaaaaatatatttaacccttaatttatgaaaagtatttattttttataaaaagtttatggAGAATCTTATCGGAACGCGCCTATTGTAGTTAATCCTAGCACTTTATATACAAACATGTACTGttaaattataacttatatGTTGTGCttttatctaaatatatatttgctCTACATGTagcaattatttattttgaacaaTATCGACTCACTTGTTTTGGGTGTACACGAAAAAAAGACAACGCAATCAGAAAAAACTTGATGAGTGAAActatgataaaaaagaaaagaaatatattcaaTCATGAAAGTGCTGTTTGATATTGACGGAATTATTAGTCATTTATCTATTAAAGTtactaacaaataaaaaactaataagtAGAAATAGTTTGCATGGCGACAAAATTAGTAATAAGATATTTTCCCTCTCATTTTGTTCACAGAATACAAGAGTGAGATATTTCTGTTCTTTACACCATTACTCTTATCCACTGACTTTGTCCAAACTGAAAACATTTCATCAATTTATCGCTGTTGAAGTTGAACTTATTGCACTCAACACAGCTAATAGTTGTTAGTTACTTACCTCAAACCAACACAAGCATTGAAAGATAGTGAAAGCCATGGCATGTTCTTCTTCATTCACATTTGCCAGTCCATCATCACTTCCCAGACCCAGAAACTCACTTTGTTCTTCTCTAATCCCCAGAGCCATGGCCAAAGAGCTTTACTTCAACCATGATGGTTCAGTAACGAAGAAGTTGCTGGTAAGGACTAATAGTTTGTTTTGGTTCTTCACAAGCTGTGAGTGAATTGGTGTGTGATGGTGCAGGCAGGGGTGGACATGGTGGCTGAGTTGCTTGGTGTTACATTGGGTCCAAAGGGGAGGAATGTTGTGCTGCCCAATAAGTATGGACCACCCAAGATAGTAAATGATGGAGAAACTGTTCTTAAAGAGGtgctcttttctttttgctcATTCATCATTAAGCATTTGTTTCTTCTCTTTGATGTTCTTCTTTTTGTACCATGGTCGGTTTAAGGTAGTGAATGTTGAGAACCAAATAGGAGTCTAAATCTTAGAGATGAAAAAATTGAGTAAGTGGAAGAActataaatctatattttaagGATTTAGACTGTAGTTGAATTCATTTGTCATTGTTGTTGTCTTTTCTTaatgatttcttttcttaaagAATCGtgttaatttcttataattCATGTTTTATTGATGTTGTTTCTTTCTAATAATTCGTATTAATTTCTTACATGATTGGACTTCAAGTTgtcttttttcaataaattcttCAGTTGAAAGATCCATTAGTGAAAAAGTGACATATTTATGCATTGTTAGattactattttgaaaaacagttatttatTCTCTAAAGTATAAAATAAGACGTGGCTATAAGAAGATCATAGTATTGGTAAGCCATCCACACTTGAACTAGAGCATTTGAAGAAAACACAAGAACAGAATGAGAAAACAGTTTCCAGTGAGTTGTTTCTGTACTTTGGTTATTGAATGAGAAATTGACTGTTGAGTAATGAAAAGTTGTTTCAGAAAGTAGTGTTTGGAACAAAAAAGTAAGAAGAAAATCAAGCATGTccttatttagtttttttccaCAATTTGGTGGGTGTTTTCCATGTTGTCTTACTGCTTATGTGCTTAATAAACTTGTATATCATCAGGTCCTTTAGTAATATGGTTTTGTGAACTTCTCTTTCTTGTGTTACATAAGATTGAATTGGAAGATCCGTTGGAAAACGTTGGTGTGAAATTGGTGAGACAAGCTGGTGCTAAAACCAATGACCTAGCTGGTGATGGCTCAACTACATCTGTTGTTCTTGCTCATGGCTTAATCAGAGAAGGGACAAAGGTAAACAAAACCACCTAAACATGAGTGTCCTATTACATCAATCACAACAAAATTATTACATGTTAGCACATATGAAAAGTTGACATGTATTGCTATATAAAAAAAGTCCCATCCTATATCTGTCAAATTTGCaaataaaagttgaagaaaCATTAGTTTTAGTTCATGCTTTAATCACCATGTTAATAACTTTAAAGGGGTGTTCTTAACTTTGAGGTCTGAagctcctttcttctttctctagGTTATTGCTGCTGGAATGAATCCTGTTCAAATTGCTCGTGGGATTGAGAAGACAGCAACTGCACTTGTTTCTGAACTCAGTTTCATGTCAAGAGAGGTAGGATcagttcatttattttttaaaaattaaaacatctgcattattaaaattttgaggATCATAGTAAAGTTATATGGGCCGCATGATAGGTCTTTTTTGGAGACAAGATTTAATAGGGAGTGATCAAATAAATGTGATATTAACTCAACTTACATAAAACAATTTTACCACTTTCAACTCAAAACCTTATATCGATGAGTTTATGTCTTTTTTTCTCATATGatgtttcattttctcatattttttaattaatgtgattGCACTTGCAGGTTGAGGATGATGAACTTGCAGATGTTGCAGCAGTAAGTGCAGGGAATGATTATGCAGTTGGAAACATGATTTCTGAGGCACTGCATAAGGTAGGGAAACGAGGAGTAGTAACAATTGAAACCGGAAAAAGTACTGAGAATAGTTTAGAGATTGTGGAGGGAATGCAATTTGATCGTGGATATTTGTCCCCATACTTTGTCAACAATAGAAGAAAGATGACAGTGGAACTCCACAACTGCAAGGTATCAATTAGAGTCTGGAAATGATGATAATTAGtaagaaaatatgtaattaagaTGTTAATAGTTATTTGGTTGCAGTTGCTTTTGGTGGACAAGAAAATCACAAACCCAAAGGAGTTGATCAACATACTGAACAATTCTGCAAAAGAAAAGTACCCAATTGTGATAGTTGCAGAGGACATTGAGCAAGAAGCTCTAGCTCCtgtcattaaaaataaacttcGAGGGGCGCTTAAGGTAGCTGCCATTAAGGCTCCTGCCTTTGGTGAACGCAAGACTCACTGCTTGGAAGACATTGCCATCTTGACTGGAGGTACAACATCCAACACTTCCACTTATAaccttcattatttttacatgCATAGTCTTCACTTTGTAGTTTATTCTGCAATACAACATTAGTTCTTTACACCCTTTGTTTCTTTCTATTTGATATGCTGTTTTTCAGGTACTGTGATTAGAGAAGACATGGGATTCACCCTAGAAAAGGCTACCAAGGATGTTCTGGGTTCTGCTACAAAGGTAGTTATAACAAAGAATTCTACGTTAATAGTTACTGATGGGAGTACAAGATCACTTGTAGAGAAGAGGGTTCATCAACTGAAGAAGCTTGTTGAGGTGCATATATACACAATTTTCAAAACCATCACATCTCACACTTCACTAGTGTTcaattttcaaagttaaatgGTATATTGTTCAAGATTTTGTGAAAACTATcagatatttataataaaagaaatatagattaaataataaacaaaataattgaagatAGAAGATAAGTATATAAGATATCTAATATATGATTGACATATTTCACACAGAATACAGTGGATAAATTTCCCAAAAAGATATTGAATGAAAGAATAGCAAGATTATCAGGGAGCATTGCCATTCTCCAGGTATtgtaaatttcatttcattttgtttggATATTTTGGAGTTTAAGAATTCTGTTTCTTTGGAGATAGTTCATATACCTATTAGCAACTTGAATACAAATCATAGGTAGGAGCACAAACACAAGTGGAGCTGAAGGATAAACAATTAAGAATAGAAGATGCTCTAAATGCAACCAAGgtatatattatttccttttcatGGCTCTAACAAGTTAATTTGCCACCATTTTTATGGTTAACCTTCTTACTTGGAACATGGCAGGCTGCAATAGATGAAGGTGTAGTAGTTGGAGGTGGATGTAGCCTTTTAAGACTATCCAAAAAGGTGGATGGTATAAAAGTACTTCTAGACAATGAAGAACAAAAGGTCTCATTCCATTGCACTTAGTTTTCCATATCATGTTTGAAGTTTATGATTTAGCCAAGCTCTTGTTGTAAATATTCCTTAAAGTCTTTGTTTTGATTTGTATCTTTTTGTTGTCTGCTCAAGACATGGAAAATTTATTTGTGTATTATCTGCAGATTGGAGCTGAAATCTTCAGAAGAGCTTTAAGCTATCCTGCAAGATTGATAGCGAAAAATGCTGGTGTAAATGGCAATGTTGTTGTAAATAAGGTATTATAATGTTggattcttaaaaaaaacaaaatataagattGAAAGAATGCAGTACTGATCACTTGATATATCAGTTTTTGCACTTAGATTTTGCATGCTTTGTAATTTTACAAGaaactttttcaaaactatatataatgaGAATTTTCTAACATTTGTCATGTGTTCAACTAGTGTTGATTTATcagataaaaaatttcaattattaacaattttaattactaaaatttagatattttttttcagattttagtttattaaactAAAGAAGAACgtatatattgaataaaatgcAAGCTTGAGGCGTTTATGGTATGCAGGTTTTATTAGAAGATAACATGAATTTTGGTTACAATGCTGCTAAGGACTGTTATGAGGATCTGATGAAAGCTAGGATTATGGATCCAACAAAGGTATGCTCATTTAGATACCTTTTAAATACGGAGATTCTACATTCAGAAATCTACCaaataaatgtttgtttgtCTAAAGgtcaaattaaattatcaaaacaaaattttcttaattagaaAAGTAACCTTAATCAACTTTAGAAAAGGTCAACAATGGTGATATTGTTGAAAAAATCCCaacaaacattataaaaaaatgtcaataaaaaaaaaactttgattgaCATTAATAAAAGTAGTTTTTAGACATTAATGGAAAAAGGTTTTATCCTACAATAATTTCAACTTACATTGATCGATAAAAAGTCcactaatattaaattaaaaatttggatGATACCAATTGAGAAGTAATTCTACATTAGACAAGAAAATTTTTATCAATGCCaatcaaaataaacttaaactcatttttaaaaattaaattatatatatatatatatatatatatatatatatatatatatatatatatatatatatgagaaagaAGTTGAAAAGTTTGAAATTCTAAAATTGCACATATATCCCTTGAGATAATAATGAATGGCATTTACCTCCTtctacttttaaaatatgaacttatatcctttatatttttaataaatttcccGCTTCTTATATTacaatagttttaaaataagcatatacctctctctttcttttgaCATACGACTCGTCTTTATAAAATAGTTAcagttttactatttatttttttaattacacattataataatgttattgttttaatgGAAAAGATTAAACTATTCTCTAAGTCCCTAAAGTTTGCCACCATTAATATATCACACTGCACCTGTAACAGATTAGCACCAGGAGAAACATTTTGTAACAGTGTTCCAGCACCATGAAGTTTTATCCGGTGTCTGCAGGAACTAAACTCGCAGTTTTAAAGCCTAAGATCTAAAATTTAAGCCACAAACAAGTATGCAAACGAAAGAAAGTATCTAATAACCGATGAATAACAAAAAGGGAACAAAAAAGGAATGTGAATCAGTGAAAAGCATGACGAAAACCATGTTAATTTGGCAGTGGAGATGCAGTGAGATTAGCACAGAATGACCAAGTCTGTGATGTTGAAAATTGATGCAGGTAGTTAGATGCTGTATAGAACATTCAGCTTCAGTGGCCAAGTCATTTCTAACATCTAATGCTGTTGTGATTGAGCGCAAGGAGTTGCAGCCCATAACATTGCCCCCAAGAAAGGCCATGGCTACCCCAAATCTTGCTATACCAAAAGATCTTGCCTTTTCAAAGGGTCTTCCTATGTCAAAAGATCTTGCTATGTCAAAAGGTCATTTCACTCACTTCATCGTCTTTAATTTCCTCTGCCACAATATTTTTCCCTGTTAGTAGTAATGATTGTGTTGAAATTTGATTACTCAGGTTTTGTACCAAAGGGCTTCTGAAATGGAAAATTGTGAACTTTCAGAACCATGCCTGGCTGCAGTGTGAGCAATGAACAAACAGTGCAGATTATCCACAGATACATTGTACAGATAGTGGCATTCATCAATCCTAGGAACAACAAATGAAGTTACCAAGTTctcaattttgtaataaattttgaatattcaaGCAATTTTATAAGGAAAATGTGAAAGCCTTGTTGGATACATggtaaaaaaaagaagtgaaaataaaaatcctattttttcttttgtcgtTTGGAGTAAACCATTCCCCGTATGCCATCGGGATCGGCGACGAAGCCCAATGGGCGATAGAACCCGAGAACTCGGGGCTCCGAATAAAGGGCAATATTGGAAATTCCTCTTCCGAGAAGCTCCTTCAGCAGCCTCTCGATGACGGCCTTGCCGAGCCCGATGCCCTGGAACGACGGGTCCACCACCACGTCCCATATGATGGCGTTGAAGACGCCGTCGCCGGTTGCCCTCGCGAAAGCCACCGGCCGCCGCGTCCTCCGGTGCTCCACCCATAGAACCGCCTGCGTGTGCTCCAGTGCCAGGCGGATCTTCTCCGCGTCCCGCCGTGGGAAACCCACCGCCACGAACACAGTGTTCAGCTCCTCCAGGTCCAGCCCCTCCGCGTCGCGCCGCAACAAGAACCCGCGCGACTCCAGCGCCTCGTCGGAGACTGAGAGCGGGTAGTCGCCACCGTAGGGGGAGGACGATGCGACGGAGACGCTTCGGGGGAGGGTTCGCACCCTGGTTTGGCCGAAACGGAGACAGGGTGGAAGAGGAGCGGAGACAGCGCCACGTAACAACATTTTATAGATAGAACAAAAAAgtgttttgaatttaatttataatggaAATTTCACACTTTATGATCATTTTCCCACtttatcttaaataatatttttaaactgaaaaaaaaaaaactcaagcttaaataatattttagaattattctTATTTGCTAAAACAATATGCTCTTAAATTTTCTACTTCCATcctgattttgattttaaaatcttatCAGTAAATTAATAAGTAcgaataacaataaaataaaaaacattaaaaataatgattatggAGAAACTAGTATCTATAGAAACAATTAATCGTACAGTgattgtaataataatagtaataatttatttttattctgatGGTGTGGCTGTTTTTGCATGTTTGTGGCTGAGAGAAAGCCTTCATGGATAAGGTGGGTTAGATGagagtttttgttttatttgttaaagagggaaatgaaaaggaaaataaattggaATGTTACAAATAAACATGAGATATACATATagaattattaaagaaaatattttgtgaGTGGTTTTTATGGTTTTCAATCAAAAAATTTAGGTGACtttaataatgatttattaaGATTTAgacattacaaaaatatcaataaaccACCGATCAAGAAGTTCATCTCATGTATTCATGAAATCTCATATGTTACATTTTAGAAAGGGTAATAatctaaaaatagtgagacttggttatttaatattaaattgttttattataaataagttttgttataaacgagtttcattattttaaaatgtatcatCTTTCTAGAAACTACTTTTCTAGAGTTATCTACCTTTCCTTTAAGAGTTTTAACTCCTGAGTCATCTATTTGACGATTAGGAGGTACCTAATCGACAACGGCAACGAGGTTTACGTTTCTACCCGATCAATTTCTTCAATAGAGCAAGTATGTTTCGACTCCTTTTTCCCTTCCATTTCTTAAATCTGTTTTAGAGGAAtcttttattgttgcatgtgtaATCATGCATCTCCTACACATTCTTGATTCATCTAGAGTTCTAACGACTTTGTCCGTTTGTAATTTGGTGTTTCATAGGTTCGTATAGGTATTCCTTGCGGTTCAAGTAATCGACAGGGCGTTTTTAGAGTTGGGCAATTTCTTTGAGAGGTAAGGAAAGTTAGAATGTGTTTAATTCATGATTTGGTTTGCATGTTTGGAAATTGTATGATTATTGAACTGATTGGACTGAATTGATGTTAAAAGTAGATGGAAAATGTgtagttttgattattttgagCATGGAGTAATGAATTGGGATTTTGGTCCGTTTGGAATGATGTTAATTTTGTGGTTTTTAAACTGTAGGAATCTGTTGTGAGAGTGAATGGTTGTGAATTGAAGAAATTTACACTTGTTTTAACTAGTTTAAAGAAAGTGGAGTGGTGAAAATTTGTTCTAGGTACTAGGTGTCCATTTGGTTGCTAAGGGTAGTCTAGGTAGGTCATTTAGGACTGGTTAGAGTCCATAAACTTATTGAAAAAGTGCCAAAAGTAGTAGAATGAGATTTGGGTCCCTAGGTTGAGAAATTTGGTGTTTTGAAAGGGGAATTGGTTAGTAATCACTTTAGATTGATATTAGTAAAGTTTAGGAACACTTAGTTAAGTCTAATTAGGTGTATAACACAATTTAGGagagttagaagttgggaaaaatagttagaagTGGTAAATGTGgtttgagttgcataattctgtaGAAATTgtgctgcagaattatgcaaacTCGCTGAGCGAATATGGTCACTCAGCGAGTGG
Above is a genomic segment from Vigna radiata var. radiata cultivar VC1973A chromosome 10, Vradiata_ver6, whole genome shotgun sequence containing:
- the LOC106774535 gene encoding ruBisCO large subunit-binding protein subunit beta, chloroplastic isoform X2; the protein is MACSSSFTFASPSSLPRPRNSLCSSLIPRAMAKELYFNHDGSVTKKLLAGVDMVAELLGVTLGPKGRNVVLPNKYGPPKIVNDGETVLKEIELEDPLENVGVKLVRQAGAKTNDLAGDGSTTSVVLAHGLIREGTKVIAAGMNPVQIARGIEKTATALVSELSFMSREVEDDELADVAAVSAGNDYAVGNMISEALHKVGKRGVVTIETGKSTENSLEIVEGMQFDRGYLSPYFVNNRRKMTVELHNCKLLLVDKKITNPKELINILNNSAKEKYPIVIVAEDIEQEALAPVIKNKLRGALKVAAIKAPAFGERKTHCLEDIAILTGGTVIREDMGFTLEKATKDVLGSATKVVITKNSTLIVTDGSTRSLVEKRVHQLKKLVENTVDKFPKKILNERIARLSGSIAILQVGAQTQVELKDKQLRIEDALNATKAAIDEGVVVGGGCSLLRLSKKVDGIKVLLDNEEQKIGAEIFRRALSYPARLIAKNAGVNGNVVVNKVLLEDNMNFGYNAAKDCYEDLMKARIMDPTKVVRCCIEHSASVAKSFLTSNAVVIERKELQPITLPPRKAMATPNLAIPKDLAFSKGLPMSKDLAMSKGFVPKGF
- the LOC106774535 gene encoding ruBisCO large subunit-binding protein subunit beta, chloroplastic isoform X1, whose amino-acid sequence is MACSSSFTFASPSSLPRPRNSLCSSLIPRAMAKELYFNHDGSVTKKLLAGVDMVAELLGVTLGPKGRNVVLPNKYGPPKIVNDGETVLKEIELEDPLENVGVKLVRQAGAKTNDLAGDGSTTSVVLAHGLIREGTKVIAAGMNPVQIARGIEKTATALVSELSFMSREVEDDELADVAAVSAGNDYAVGNMISEALHKVGKRGVVTIETGKSTENSLEIVEGMQFDRGYLSPYFVNNRRKMTVELHNCKLLLVDKKITNPKELINILNNSAKEKYPIVIVAEDIEQEALAPVIKNKLRGALKVAAIKAPAFGERKTHCLEDIAILTGGTVIREDMGFTLEKATKDVLGSATKVVITKNSTLIVTDGSTRSLVEKRVHQLKKLVENTVDKFPKKILNERIARLSGSIAILQVGAQTQVELKDKQLRIEDALNATKAAIDEGVVVGGGCSLLRLSKKVDGIKVLLDNEEQKIGAEIFRRALSYPARLIAKNAGVNGNVVVNKVLLEDNMNFGYNAAKDCYEDLMKARIMDPTKVVRCCIEHSASVAKSFLTSNAVVIERKELQPITLPPRKAMATPNLAIPKDLAFSKGLPMSKDLAMSKGHFTHFIVFNFLCHNIFPC
- the LOC106774536 gene encoding uncharacterized N-acetyltransferase ycf52, producing MLLRGAVSAPLPPCLRFGQTRVRTLPRSVSVASSSPYGGDYPLSVSDEALESRGFLLRRDAEGLDLEELNTVFVAVGFPRRDAEKIRLALEHTQAVLWVEHRRTRRPVAFARATGDGVFNAIIWDVVVDPSFQGIGLGKAVIERLLKELLGRGISNIALYSEPRVLGFYRPLGFVADPDGIRGMVYSKRQKKK